One Curtobacterium herbarum genomic window carries:
- the aroQ gene encoding type II 3-dehydroquinate dehydratase: MRILVLNGPNLDILGRRDPAQYGTVTLADLEGIVRAEAAEHGHEVDFRQTNREGELVDWLHEALDDHDAVVINPAAYAHTSVALHDAVEALSVPVVEVHLSNTWKREPFRHVDHVATAATAVIAGAGADGYRLAVAHVATLLRG; the protein is encoded by the coding sequence ATGCGCATCCTCGTCCTCAACGGCCCGAACCTGGACATCCTCGGCCGCCGGGACCCGGCGCAGTACGGAACCGTCACGCTCGCCGACCTCGAGGGCATCGTCCGCGCCGAGGCCGCCGAGCACGGGCACGAGGTCGACTTCCGCCAGACCAACCGCGAGGGCGAGCTGGTCGACTGGCTGCACGAGGCGCTCGACGACCACGACGCCGTCGTCATCAACCCCGCCGCCTACGCGCACACCTCGGTCGCGCTGCACGACGCGGTCGAGGCGCTGAGCGTCCCCGTCGTCGAGGTGCACCTGTCGAACACGTGGAAGCGCGAGCCGTTCCGGCACGTCGACCACGTCGCCACGGCGGCCACCGCGGTCATCGCCGGCGCGGGTGCGGACGGGTACCGCCTGGCGGTCGCGCACGTCGCCACGCTCCTGCGCGGCTGA
- a CDS encoding acylphosphatase yields MGSTTRKHAVVTGTVQGVGFRYWTARKADGLELVGYARNLFDGTVEVEAEGPGPAVDALVVMLRSGPSSATVTDVAVREVAPLGEDDGFRILH; encoded by the coding sequence ATGGGCAGCACCACGAGGAAGCACGCCGTCGTGACCGGGACCGTGCAGGGCGTCGGGTTCCGGTACTGGACGGCACGGAAGGCCGACGGGCTCGAACTCGTCGGGTACGCACGGAACCTGTTCGACGGCACCGTCGAGGTCGAGGCGGAGGGCCCCGGCCCCGCGGTCGACGCCCTGGTCGTGATGCTCCGCTCCGGCCCGTCCTCGGCCACCGTCACGGATGTCGCCGTCCGCGAGGTCGCACCGCTCGGCGAGGACGACGGCTTCCGCATCCTGCACTGA
- a CDS encoding DNA-3-methyladenine glycosylase I yields the protein MTDDLVTGADGLARPLWASTDPMLRAYYDTEWGMPVRDERGVFERLSLEAFQSGLSWRTILAKRPAFRAAFADFDPDVVADFGDDDVARLLGDAGIVRNRAKIAATITNANATVALRADGGLADFVWSFQPADTPRPRTAAEVPTTSPESTALSKALRKRGFAFVGPTTMHALMEALGIVDTHLLGSHRRATSGIWPD from the coding sequence ATGACCGACGACCTGGTGACCGGTGCGGACGGGCTCGCCCGCCCGCTCTGGGCATCGACCGACCCGATGCTCCGCGCGTACTACGACACCGAGTGGGGGATGCCGGTCCGCGACGAACGGGGCGTGTTCGAGCGGCTCTCGCTCGAGGCGTTCCAGTCCGGGCTGTCGTGGCGGACCATCCTGGCGAAGCGTCCGGCGTTCCGGGCCGCCTTCGCCGACTTCGACCCGGACGTCGTCGCGGACTTCGGGGACGACGACGTCGCTCGGCTGCTCGGCGACGCGGGCATCGTGCGCAACCGCGCGAAGATCGCCGCGACGATCACCAACGCGAACGCGACCGTCGCACTCCGGGCGGACGGGGGACTGGCCGACTTCGTGTGGTCCTTCCAGCCGGCCGACACGCCCCGGCCCCGGACCGCCGCCGAGGTGCCGACGACCAGCCCGGAGTCGACCGCGCTGTCGAAGGCGCTGCGGAAGCGCGGCTTCGCCTTCGTCGGGCCGACCACGATGCACGCCCTGATGGAGGCGCTGGGCATCGTCGACACGCACCTGCTCGGCAGCCACCGACGGGCGACCTCGGGCATCTGGCCGGACTGA
- a CDS encoding MDR family MFS transporter has protein sequence MTQAVDSAPRTGSVEESSPAGNRLVIGLLLVSAFVVILNETIMGVALPRLMDDLGISAATGQWLTTGFLLTMAVVIPITGYLLQRFNTRPVFVWAMSLFSVGTLIALLAPGFTMLLIGRIVQASGTAIMMPLLMTTVLTLIEPSHRGRVMGNISIVISVAPAIGPTISGLILNAFSWRWLFGFVLPIALAALVLGMVKVRNVSTPRKSAIDVFSVVLSAFAFGGIVYGLSSIGEAGDTGYGVPIGALVVGFVALAVFIVRQTRLQRRDAALLDLRTFSTKGFTIPIVAMAISFMAMFGTLILLPIYLERVLGLEVLQVGLLLLPGGLLMGLLSPIVGRLYDRYGPRMLLIPGSIIISAVLWALSTVTADTSVTFVLVAHIVLSLGLALTFTPLFTAALGGLPPRLYSHGSAVLGTAQQLAGAAGTALFVTLLTLGATAAATNGDVAGAATAAEATARATASGVHSAFLVGAVISMLGIIASAMVRKPATPEGAPAPAVH, from the coding sequence TTGACCCAGGCCGTCGACTCCGCACCCCGCACCGGGTCCGTCGAAGAGTCCTCCCCCGCGGGCAACCGCCTCGTGATCGGACTGCTGCTCGTCTCGGCGTTCGTCGTCATCCTCAACGAGACGATCATGGGCGTGGCGCTGCCGCGGCTCATGGACGACCTCGGCATCAGCGCCGCGACCGGGCAGTGGCTGACCACCGGCTTCCTGCTCACCATGGCCGTCGTGATCCCGATCACCGGCTACCTGCTGCAGCGCTTCAACACCCGTCCGGTGTTCGTCTGGGCGATGAGCCTGTTCTCCGTCGGGACGCTCATCGCACTGCTCGCGCCGGGCTTCACGATGCTGCTCATCGGGCGCATCGTGCAGGCCAGCGGCACCGCGATCATGATGCCGCTGCTCATGACCACAGTCCTGACCCTCATCGAGCCGTCCCACCGCGGCCGCGTGATGGGCAACATCTCGATCGTCATCTCGGTCGCCCCCGCGATCGGCCCGACGATCTCCGGCCTCATCCTCAACGCGTTCTCGTGGCGCTGGCTGTTCGGGTTCGTCCTGCCGATCGCCCTCGCCGCCCTCGTGCTCGGCATGGTGAAGGTCCGCAACGTCTCGACCCCGCGCAAGTCCGCGATCGACGTGTTCTCCGTCGTCCTGTCCGCCTTCGCGTTCGGCGGCATCGTCTACGGCCTGTCGAGCATCGGCGAGGCCGGCGACACCGGGTACGGCGTGCCGATCGGTGCACTCGTCGTGGGCTTCGTCGCCCTCGCCGTCTTCATCGTCCGCCAGACCCGCCTGCAGCGCCGCGACGCCGCACTCCTCGACCTCCGCACCTTCAGCACCAAGGGCTTCACAATCCCGATCGTCGCGATGGCGATCAGCTTCATGGCGATGTTCGGCACGCTCATCCTGCTGCCGATCTACCTCGAGCGCGTGCTCGGCCTCGAGGTCCTGCAGGTCGGACTCCTGCTGCTCCCCGGTGGTCTGCTGATGGGCCTGCTGTCCCCGATCGTCGGCCGTCTCTACGACCGCTACGGCCCGCGCATGCTGCTCATCCCCGGATCGATCATCATCAGCGCCGTGCTCTGGGCGCTCTCGACGGTCACCGCGGACACCAGCGTCACGTTCGTCCTCGTCGCCCACATCGTGCTGAGCCTCGGCCTGGCGCTGACCTTCACGCCGCTGTTCACCGCCGCACTCGGTGGCCTGCCGCCGCGCCTGTACTCGCACGGCAGCGCAGTCCTGGGCACCGCCCAGCAGCTCGCCGGTGCGGCCGGCACGGCACTGTTCGTCACGCTGCTGACGCTCGGCGCCACCGCCGCGGCGACGAACGGCGACGTCGCCGGTGCCGCGACCGCCGCCGAGGCAACCGCCCGGGCGACCGCGTCCGGCGTGCACTCGGCGTTCCTCGTCGGCGCAGTGATCTCGATGCTCGGCATCATCGCCTCGGCCATGGTCCGGAAGCCGGCCACCCCGGAGGGCGCACCCGCACCCGCCGTGCACTGA
- a CDS encoding NAD(P)H-dependent oxidoreductase — translation MSSSLVVGVSGSPSDPSRTSTLVTATVDRLAAELPDAETVVVEIGPLLADLGAAVDREHMSDTTRAALEAVEAADVLVVGSPAFRAAYSGAFKLFFDWIGQYDLVDTPVLLTATGGSDRHALLVEHQMRPLFGFFQSTTLPLAVFGNERDFDKRVGGYDIASVDLELRIDQAVRRAMPIIRGGFVAAGVDEVRRPAEF, via the coding sequence ATGAGCAGTTCCCTCGTCGTCGGCGTCAGCGGCAGCCCGTCCGACCCGTCCCGCACCTCGACCCTCGTCACCGCGACCGTCGACCGGCTCGCCGCCGAGCTGCCGGACGCCGAGACCGTGGTCGTCGAGATCGGCCCGCTGCTGGCCGACCTCGGTGCCGCCGTCGACCGCGAGCACATGTCCGACACCACCCGTGCGGCGCTCGAAGCGGTCGAAGCCGCCGACGTCCTGGTCGTCGGCAGCCCGGCCTTCCGGGCCGCGTACTCCGGGGCGTTCAAGCTCTTCTTCGACTGGATCGGCCAGTACGACCTGGTCGACACCCCGGTGCTGCTCACCGCGACCGGGGGCAGCGACCGGCACGCGCTGCTCGTCGAGCACCAGATGCGGCCGCTGTTCGGGTTCTTCCAGTCGACGACGCTGCCGCTGGCGGTGTTCGGCAACGAGCGGGACTTCGACAAGCGCGTCGGCGGCTACGACATCGCGAGCGTCGACCTCGAGCTGCGGATCGACCAGGCCGTCCGTCGGGCGATGCCGATCATCCGCGGCGGGTTCGTGGCGGCGGGCGTCGACGAGGTGCGGCGGCCGGCGGAGTTCTGA
- a CDS encoding MSMEG_6728 family protein, which produces MQTFLPFADFRASAEVLDDKRLGKQRVETLQVMRALILPDYGWQHHPVTAMWRGFRPALMAYQEATCRVWLERGHADTCLEKTLADLALVPEDLAAYERGDFEVPSWNTDERVHLSHRSKLVQKAPEHYRPLFPDVPDDLDYRWPGTVEHRTTT; this is translated from the coding sequence ATGCAGACCTTCCTGCCTTTCGCCGACTTCCGCGCCTCTGCCGAGGTCCTCGACGACAAGCGCCTCGGCAAGCAGCGGGTCGAGACCCTGCAGGTGATGCGGGCGCTGATCTTGCCGGACTACGGCTGGCAGCACCACCCGGTGACGGCGATGTGGCGGGGCTTCCGGCCGGCGCTGATGGCCTACCAGGAGGCGACGTGCCGGGTGTGGCTCGAGCGTGGGCACGCGGACACCTGCCTCGAGAAGACCCTGGCCGACCTGGCCCTCGTGCCCGAGGACCTGGCGGCCTACGAGCGCGGCGACTTCGAGGTGCCCTCGTGGAACACCGACGAGCGGGTGCACCTGTCGCACCGCTCGAAGCTCGTGCAGAAGGCCCCGGAGCACTACCGGCCGCTGTTCCCCGACGTCCCCGACGACCTCGACTACCGGTGGCCCGGGACGGTCGAGCACCGCACGACCACCTGA
- the nadB gene encoding L-aspartate oxidase, with protein MHVVVVGSGIAGLTAAIRASALHDVTLVTKSALADGATAWAQGGIAVALGADDSAALHEHDTHLAAAGSADARAVDVLCTDGPARVRDLLALGVPFDRSTDPATLDRYGDDLARGREAAHARWRVLHADGDATGAAVERTLVAALHRRHVTILERTCLTDLVVRDGQVVGIDVVDLLGEPRRLDADAVLIASGGAGHLYRETTNPLVATGDGTAAAWRAGAVVADLEFVQFHPTRLAVPDGGLVSEAVRGEGAVLRDATGHRFMTDVHPDAELAPRDVVARGIAAAVRAQDGRPVLLDATGLDPAFLIGRFPGLTRATRAAGLDWTREGVPVAPAAHYAMGGIATDTEGRTSLPGLLAVGEAACTGVHGANRLASNSLLEGLVFAVRAADALGGPRPGRLRLRGDATLVPRVVPAVVASVDDRTGGPTHLGRTAPVRQTLQSVMTDRVGLLRDATGLAGARAALAGLSAPAPTTVRDAEDRALLDLARLTALAAEARTESRGAHARTDHPDTDPSAPATTAWVTATPAPAADAPLRTSARQGALA; from the coding sequence ATGCACGTCGTCGTCGTCGGGTCGGGCATCGCCGGCCTCACCGCCGCCATCCGCGCCAGCGCGCTGCACGACGTGACCCTCGTCACGAAGAGCGCGCTCGCCGACGGCGCCACCGCGTGGGCCCAGGGCGGCATCGCGGTGGCGCTCGGCGCGGACGACTCCGCCGCCCTGCACGAGCACGACACGCACCTCGCCGCCGCGGGCAGTGCCGATGCCCGCGCCGTCGACGTCCTCTGCACCGACGGCCCGGCCCGGGTCCGCGACCTGCTCGCACTCGGCGTGCCGTTCGACCGCAGCACCGACCCGGCGACCCTCGACCGGTACGGCGACGACCTGGCCCGCGGACGCGAGGCCGCACACGCCCGCTGGCGGGTCCTGCACGCCGACGGCGACGCGACCGGGGCCGCCGTGGAGCGGACCCTCGTCGCCGCCCTGCACCGCCGACACGTCACGATCCTCGAACGGACCTGCCTCACCGACCTCGTGGTCCGCGACGGTCAGGTCGTCGGCATCGACGTCGTCGACCTGCTCGGCGAACCCCGGCGGCTCGACGCGGACGCCGTGTTGATCGCCTCCGGGGGCGCCGGGCACCTGTACCGCGAGACGACGAACCCGCTCGTCGCGACCGGGGACGGCACCGCGGCCGCGTGGCGTGCCGGCGCCGTCGTCGCCGACCTGGAGTTCGTCCAGTTCCACCCGACCCGACTCGCGGTGCCGGACGGCGGGCTGGTCTCCGAGGCCGTCCGCGGCGAGGGCGCCGTCCTCCGCGACGCGACCGGGCACCGCTTCATGACGGACGTCCACCCGGACGCCGAGCTCGCCCCGCGGGACGTCGTGGCGCGCGGCATCGCGGCGGCCGTGCGGGCACAGGACGGCCGACCGGTCCTCCTCGACGCGACCGGACTCGACCCCGCCTTCCTCATCGGCCGGTTCCCGGGACTCACGCGCGCCACCCGGGCGGCCGGCCTCGACTGGACCCGCGAGGGCGTCCCCGTCGCCCCGGCCGCGCACTACGCGATGGGCGGGATCGCGACCGACACGGAGGGCCGCACGAGCCTCCCGGGTCTCCTGGCGGTCGGCGAGGCTGCCTGCACCGGCGTGCACGGCGCCAACCGACTGGCGTCGAACTCGTTGCTCGAGGGGCTCGTCTTCGCGGTCCGTGCGGCCGACGCGCTCGGCGGCCCGCGACCGGGCCGGCTCCGTCTGCGCGGCGACGCGACGCTCGTCCCGCGGGTCGTCCCGGCCGTCGTCGCATCCGTCGACGACCGGACGGGAGGCCCGACCCACCTCGGCCGGACCGCCCCGGTCCGGCAGACCCTGCAGTCCGTCATGACCGACCGCGTCGGCCTGCTCCGCGACGCGACCGGGCTCGCCGGGGCCCGCGCTGCCCTGGCCGGACTGTCCGCGCCGGCACCGACCACCGTGCGGGACGCCGAGGACCGCGCCCTGCTCGACCTCGCCCGGCTCACCGCCCTCGCGGCCGAGGCGCGCACGGAGTCCCGCGGTGCCCACGCCCGCACCGACCACCCGGACACCGACCCGTCCGCACCCGCGACGACCGCCTGGGTCACCGCGACGCCCGCGCCGGCCGCCGACGCACCCCTCCGCACGTCCGCCCGACAGGGAGCACTCGCATGA
- the nadA gene encoding quinolinate synthase NadA: MSIATTIELISNGRAAGTTCTPDLAAPTWDFDSVPGYGPGSSMSDVIPTSSPRQGVIPDEYRNAPDDELHERIERAKATLGDRVVVLGHFYQRDEVVRHADFLGDSFQLANAALTKPDAEAIVFCGVHFMAETADILARDDQRVILPNLAAGCSMADMADIDSVEAAWAELTALYGTEPDADGRVPVIPVTYMNSAADLKAFCGRNGGIVCTSSNAATVLEWAFERGQRVLFFPDQHLGRNTAKAMGISTDRMPMWNPRLAGGGNTAAELLEAQVVLWHGFCSVHRRFTVDQIEQARREHPGVTVIVHPECPMAVVDAADVAGSTDLIRKTVAAATEPTTFAIGTEINMVNRLAAEYPQHTIFCLDPVVCPCSTMYRIHPGYLAWVLEALVRGEVLNEIVVPAAVQVDAKVALERMLAARPRPLAGQRDPGPAATTATTTDVRA, encoded by the coding sequence GTGTCCATCGCGACCACCATCGAACTGATCTCCAACGGCCGGGCGGCCGGCACCACCTGCACGCCCGACCTCGCCGCGCCGACCTGGGACTTCGACAGCGTCCCCGGCTACGGCCCCGGTTCGTCGATGTCCGACGTCATCCCGACCTCGTCCCCGCGCCAGGGCGTGATCCCGGACGAGTACCGGAACGCCCCCGACGACGAACTGCACGAGCGCATCGAGCGGGCGAAGGCGACGCTGGGGGACCGCGTGGTCGTCCTGGGGCACTTCTACCAGCGGGACGAGGTCGTCCGGCACGCGGACTTCCTCGGCGACTCGTTCCAGCTCGCGAACGCGGCGCTGACGAAGCCCGACGCCGAGGCGATCGTCTTCTGCGGCGTGCACTTCATGGCCGAGACGGCGGACATCCTGGCGCGCGACGACCAGCGGGTGATCCTGCCGAACCTGGCCGCCGGCTGCTCGATGGCGGACATGGCCGACATCGACAGCGTCGAGGCTGCCTGGGCCGAGCTCACCGCGCTGTACGGCACCGAGCCCGACGCAGACGGCCGGGTGCCGGTGATCCCCGTCACGTACATGAACTCCGCCGCCGACCTCAAGGCGTTCTGCGGGCGGAACGGCGGCATCGTCTGCACGTCCTCGAACGCCGCGACCGTGCTCGAGTGGGCGTTCGAGCGGGGGCAGCGCGTGCTGTTCTTCCCGGACCAGCACCTGGGCCGGAACACCGCGAAGGCGATGGGCATCAGCACGGACCGGATGCCGATGTGGAACCCGCGGCTGGCCGGCGGCGGCAACACCGCGGCCGAGCTGCTCGAGGCGCAGGTCGTCCTGTGGCACGGCTTCTGCTCGGTGCACCGCCGCTTCACGGTGGACCAGATCGAACAGGCCCGTCGGGAGCACCCGGGCGTCACGGTCATCGTGCACCCGGAGTGCCCGATGGCCGTCGTGGACGCGGCCGACGTCGCCGGCAGCACGGACCTGATCCGGAAGACGGTCGCCGCCGCCACCGAGCCGACGACGTTCGCGATCGGCACCGAGATCAACATGGTGAACCGCCTGGCCGCCGAGTACCCGCAGCACACGATCTTCTGCCTGGACCCGGTCGTCTGCCCGTGCTCGACGATGTACCGGATCCACCCGGGCTACCTGGCCTGGGTGCTCGAAGCGCTCGTCCGCGGTGAGGTCCTCAACGAGATCGTGGTGCCCGCTGCGGTGCAGGTCGACGCGAAGGTCGCCCTCGAGCGGATGCTCGCCGCCAGGCCCCGCCCCCTCGCCGGCCAGCGCGACCCGGGCCCCGCCGCGACGACGGCCACGACCACCGACGTCCGGGCCTGA
- the nadC gene encoding carboxylating nicotinate-nucleotide diphosphorylase gives MTSTTSTTGTTGTTGTTSTTSTTVAPPVAVLDPGTIPPHALRRVIETALEEDAPWGDVTSETLIPASATATATLAAREPGVLAGGEVFVAVMHAVDPGLVVALALRDGAPFAAGDVIASVTGSARSVLRAERVALNLVQRMSGIATLTARYVDATVGTGARIVDTRKTTPGLRALERHAVRCGGGHNHRTSLSDAVLAKDNHLAVLLAEGVGIGDAIRAARTRLGHTVHLEVEVDRIDQIEPVVSAGVDTIMLDNFTVPMLRDGVALVAGRALVEASGGVSLDTVAAIAATGVDIVSVGALTHSARALDLGLDVDVTA, from the coding sequence ATGACCAGCACGACCAGCACGACCGGCACGACCGGCACGACCGGCACGACCAGCACGACCAGCACGACCGTCGCACCGCCCGTGGCGGTCCTCGACCCGGGCACGATCCCGCCGCACGCACTCCGCCGGGTGATCGAGACCGCCCTCGAGGAGGACGCACCCTGGGGTGACGTCACGAGCGAGACGCTGATCCCCGCCTCGGCCACCGCGACCGCGACCCTGGCGGCCCGTGAACCCGGCGTGCTCGCCGGCGGCGAGGTCTTCGTCGCGGTGATGCACGCCGTCGACCCGGGCCTCGTCGTCGCGCTCGCACTCCGCGACGGTGCGCCCTTCGCTGCCGGGGACGTCATCGCGAGCGTCACCGGGTCGGCACGCTCGGTGCTCCGGGCCGAGCGGGTCGCGCTGAACCTGGTGCAGCGGATGTCCGGCATCGCCACCCTGACGGCGCGGTACGTCGACGCCACGGTCGGCACCGGCGCCCGGATCGTCGACACCCGGAAGACCACGCCCGGTCTCCGCGCACTCGAACGGCACGCGGTCCGCTGCGGTGGTGGCCACAACCACCGCACGTCACTGTCCGACGCGGTGCTCGCCAAGGACAACCACCTGGCCGTGCTGCTCGCCGAGGGGGTCGGCATCGGGGACGCCATCCGTGCCGCCCGGACCCGACTCGGCCACACCGTGCACCTCGAGGTGGAGGTCGACCGGATCGACCAGATCGAACCCGTCGTCAGCGCCGGCGTCGACACGATCATGCTCGACAACTTCACCGTGCCGATGCTCCGGGACGGCGTCGCCCTCGTGGCCGGCCGGGCACTCGTCGAGGCCTCGGGCGGGGTGTCCCTCGACACGGTCGCCGCGATCGCCGCCACCGGGGTGGACATCGTCTCGGTCGGTGCCCTGACCCACTCGGCACGGGCGCTCGACCTCGGGCTCGACGTCGACGTCACCGCCTGA
- a CDS encoding GNAT family N-acetyltransferase: MDQTAPDTTPRGSGVRLVPMPGERMPGWLDRAMADYVASRMRSGESREAAEANKRQSLDKWFPGGSPAAGHHVWELTLDDDTVVGQLWVGPFTAGSTEWWVFEIEVDAAHRRQGHARRGLELAHVIARDAGATSIGLNVFGYNTGARHLYEELGYEVASLQMRLPLT, encoded by the coding sequence ATGGACCAGACAGCGCCCGACACGACGCCACGCGGCAGCGGCGTGCGCCTCGTGCCGATGCCCGGAGAGCGGATGCCGGGCTGGTTGGACCGCGCGATGGCGGACTACGTCGCCTCGCGGATGCGGAGCGGTGAGAGCCGCGAGGCCGCCGAGGCGAACAAGCGGCAGTCGCTCGACAAGTGGTTCCCGGGCGGCTCGCCGGCAGCGGGTCACCACGTGTGGGAGCTGACGCTCGACGACGACACCGTGGTGGGGCAGCTCTGGGTGGGCCCGTTCACGGCGGGCAGCACCGAGTGGTGGGTCTTCGAGATCGAGGTCGACGCGGCACACCGACGGCAGGGCCACGCGCGGCGGGGGCTCGAGCTCGCCCACGTCATCGCGCGGGACGCCGGTGCGACGAGCATCGGGCTCAACGTCTTCGGCTACAACACCGGCGCGCGCCACCTGTACGAGGAGCTCGGGTACGAGGTCGCCTCGTTGCAGATGCGGCTCCCGCTCACCTGA
- a CDS encoding NUDIX hydrolase, producing MDDTGIRLAVSTVIVALRPHPDTGVPALWMPLVRRVTEPFAGSWALPGGWVGADEGLDDSAAARLRETTKVQPRYLEQLYAFGAVDRSPTRVVSVVYWALVHPDEASVVPDDWNVRWFLADEHPPLAFDHDRIVEYALWRLRNKMSYSRIAQAFLGDRFTLAELRGVYEAVLGQTLDPANFRRQVAQSDAVLPTDETTSGGRHRPARLYRSNPDLSYADNGPLTTP from the coding sequence ATGGACGACACCGGCATCCGGCTCGCGGTCTCGACCGTCATCGTCGCGCTCCGGCCGCACCCGGACACCGGCGTCCCCGCACTCTGGATGCCGCTGGTCCGCCGGGTGACCGAACCGTTCGCGGGCTCCTGGGCGCTGCCCGGTGGCTGGGTCGGGGCGGACGAGGGCCTCGACGACTCGGCCGCCGCGCGCCTCCGCGAGACCACCAAGGTGCAGCCGCGCTACCTGGAGCAGCTCTACGCGTTCGGCGCCGTCGACCGCTCGCCGACCCGCGTCGTGTCGGTCGTCTACTGGGCCCTCGTGCACCCGGACGAGGCGAGCGTCGTACCGGACGACTGGAACGTTCGGTGGTTCCTCGCCGACGAACACCCGCCGCTGGCGTTCGACCACGACCGCATCGTCGAGTACGCGCTCTGGCGCCTGCGCAACAAGATGTCGTACTCCCGGATCGCGCAGGCGTTCCTCGGCGACCGGTTCACGCTCGCCGAACTCCGCGGCGTGTACGAGGCGGTGCTCGGGCAGACGCTCGACCCCGCGAACTTCCGTCGGCAGGTCGCCCAGAGCGACGCGGTCCTGCCCACCGACGAGACCACGAGCGGCGGGCGGCACCGACCGGCCCGGCTGTACCGCTCGAACCCCGACCTGTCGTACGCGGACAACGGCCCGCTGACGACGCCCTGA
- a CDS encoding cysteine desulfurase family protein: protein MFYLDRAATTPVRREVLEAMWPYLIGTFGNPSSTHEIGDAAARGLAAARTVVAGALGCRPGEVVFTSGGTEGANTAVKGIALAAPRGRHVVTSAIEHEAVLESCRYLERFHGFDVTELPVEPDGTVAPDTLRAALRPDTTLVSIAHADNEIGTVQDIARLAAIAHEVGARFHTDAVQSAPWLPVGLDVLGVDAVSVSGHKLGATKGTGALAVRAGVPLEPLVHGGGQERGRRSGTEDVAGAVGLAAAWRSVLLEREAAAAHATAVRDLVVAGVLDRVPGARLTGSAEDRLPGHASFCFPGVHGETVLLELERRDVVSSSGSACAAGSTEASHVLLALGLPDDLARSAVRLTFDATLTTADATVVVEAVVTAVTAVRSLA from the coding sequence GTGTTCTACCTCGACCGCGCGGCCACGACGCCGGTCCGCCGCGAGGTCCTCGAGGCGATGTGGCCCTACCTGATCGGGACGTTCGGCAACCCGTCGTCGACCCACGAGATCGGGGACGCGGCCGCACGGGGTCTCGCCGCCGCCCGGACCGTCGTCGCCGGCGCACTCGGCTGCCGCCCGGGCGAGGTCGTCTTCACGAGCGGCGGCACCGAGGGGGCGAACACCGCGGTGAAGGGCATCGCCCTCGCCGCACCCCGCGGTCGCCACGTCGTCACGAGCGCGATCGAGCACGAGGCCGTCCTCGAGAGCTGCCGGTACCTCGAACGGTTCCACGGCTTCGACGTGACGGAGCTGCCGGTCGAACCGGACGGCACCGTCGCGCCGGACACCCTGCGCGCCGCGCTCCGCCCCGACACCACGCTCGTCTCGATCGCGCACGCCGACAACGAGATCGGCACGGTCCAGGACATCGCGCGGCTCGCCGCGATCGCCCACGAGGTCGGGGCACGCTTCCACACCGACGCCGTGCAGTCCGCACCCTGGCTGCCCGTCGGCCTCGACGTCCTGGGGGTCGACGCGGTGTCGGTCTCCGGGCACAAGCTCGGCGCCACGAAGGGGACCGGCGCGCTCGCCGTCCGTGCCGGGGTCCCGCTCGAACCGCTCGTGCACGGCGGCGGGCAGGAACGTGGACGACGCTCGGGCACCGAGGACGTCGCCGGAGCGGTCGGCCTCGCCGCCGCCTGGCGGAGCGTCCTCCTCGAGCGGGAGGCCGCGGCAGCACACGCGACCGCCGTCCGGGACCTCGTTGTCGCCGGGGTGCTCGACCGGGTGCCGGGCGCCCGGCTCACCGGTTCGGCCGAGGACCGCCTACCCGGGCACGCCTCCTTCTGCTTCCCGGGCGTCCACGGCGAGACGGTGCTGCTCGAGCTGGAACGACGGGACGTCGTGTCCTCCTCCGGCAGCGCCTGCGCCGCCGGCAGCACCGAGGCCTCGCACGTGCTGCTGGCGCTGGGCCTCCCGGACGACCTCGCCCGCTCGGCCGTCCGACTGACCTTCGACGCGACCCTCACGACGGCGGACGCGACGGTCGTCGTGGAGGCCGTGGTCACCGCCGTCACGGCGGTCCGGTCGCTCGCCTGA